A single region of the Anaerolineales bacterium genome encodes:
- a CDS encoding cobalamin B12-binding domain-containing protein, which produces MRILLVNPPSGDLTVGLKYLAKVEPLGLEIIGGAVPDHDVELLDMELDTDLEGALKRFNPDIVGASAQVVQTYTVQRVFKIAKAFNHRILTVVGGHHASLCPEEFNSPYLDVIVIGEGVPAFREIVARWAERQIVDFEDIQGLGLPREGQIHFTESRHFPANLDHMPQPKRSLTDKYRSRYYYLFESSVASIQTSLGCTFPCNFCSCQHFTNRRFITRSPELIVEDLKTIREDFIMFCDDHTFIDVKRMERLHDLIVAAGIKKRYFAYTRTDCVVKNPEIFAKWAKIGLMMVMTGLEAIDDTRINEINKKTSIEINEKAIQILAQNGIALSAGFLVMPDYTEADFQNIDSYVRKHPNIALTELTPLTPLPGTGFHQEMKDKVTTHHRELYDLAHFVIPTTKLSQVEMYRLIQKYYFRVVLRAIWRFKLYRPRAALKRHIPQLLLGAMRNSRLIKNMHVNTFAPVPTDVV; this is translated from the coding sequence ATGAGAATCCTATTGGTCAACCCACCCAGTGGTGATCTCACCGTTGGGTTGAAATATCTGGCGAAGGTCGAACCACTGGGGCTGGAGATCATCGGCGGGGCTGTTCCTGATCATGATGTTGAACTACTCGACATGGAACTCGACACCGATCTGGAGGGTGCCCTGAAGCGCTTTAATCCTGACATTGTGGGGGCAAGTGCACAGGTGGTACAGACCTACACAGTACAGCGAGTTTTCAAAATCGCCAAAGCATTCAATCATCGTATTTTGACCGTTGTGGGTGGACATCACGCAAGCTTGTGCCCAGAGGAGTTCAATTCGCCCTACCTTGATGTCATCGTCATTGGTGAGGGAGTTCCCGCCTTCCGAGAAATTGTTGCCCGCTGGGCAGAGCGGCAGATTGTGGACTTTGAGGATATTCAGGGGTTGGGGCTTCCCAGAGAAGGGCAGATACACTTTACCGAATCCCGCCACTTTCCAGCGAACCTCGATCATATGCCTCAACCCAAGCGCTCGCTCACAGATAAATACCGATCCCGCTATTACTATCTATTTGAAAGCTCGGTAGCTTCGATCCAGACTTCACTCGGATGCACCTTCCCTTGCAATTTCTGCTCCTGTCAGCACTTCACCAACCGACGCTTTATTACGCGGTCACCGGAGCTTATTGTTGAAGACCTAAAGACCATCCGCGAAGATTTCATCATGTTTTGTGATGATCACACCTTCATTGATGTGAAACGAATGGAGCGACTGCATGACCTGATCGTGGCAGCAGGTATCAAGAAGCGCTATTTTGCCTATACCCGTACTGACTGTGTGGTCAAAAACCCGGAAATCTTCGCCAAGTGGGCAAAGATCGGGTTGATGATGGTCATGACGGGTTTGGAGGCCATTGACGATACCCGTATCAACGAGATCAACAAAAAGACCAGCATCGAGATCAATGAAAAGGCCATTCAGATTCTTGCCCAAAACGGGATCGCCCTAAGCGCGGGCTTTTTGGTCATGCCGGATTACACCGAAGCTGATTTTCAGAACATTGATAGTTATGTACGCAAACATCCCAACATCGCCCTGACAGAACTGACCCCTTTGACCCCACTGCCCGGTACTGGCTTTCACCAAGAGATGAAAGACAAGGTGACAACCCACCATCGGGAACTATATGACCTTGCACATTTTGTGATTCCCACCACCAAGCTCAGTCAGGTGGAAATGTATCGCCTGATTCAGAAGTACTATTTTCGGGTTGTACTCCGGGCGATATGGCGCTTTAAGTTATATCGCCCACGGGCTGCCCTAAAGCGTCATATTCCCCAGCTACTTTTGGGGGCGATGCGCAACAGCAGGTTGATCAAGAATATGCATGTGAATACCTTTGCCCCAGTGCCAACGGATGTAGTATGA
- a CDS encoding ROK family protein, producing MTEKIHYIGIDLGGTRIRAGRFDANLEMDARTETLTLDEEGVDAVIGRMVAQARAVFPTDGGRVAGIGVSAPGPIDPKAGVITSPPNLKGWKNIELRRILQEALGAPVFLGNDANLAALAEHQRGAGRGYTDLIYLTISTGVGAGVITDGRLLIGSHGFGAECGHLIMLVEGEHVSTLEKEAAGPSIARHAVAAIKAGEQSAIITFAANDLAEVTAKHVSEAARQGDPLALRLMGRTGKIIGCGIVSLLHTFNPQIVVIGGGVYKGASDLLNPAMNDAIRAYSIGAEYWRDLVIAPAALGEDVCLIGAAALAVGGGN from the coding sequence ATGACTGAAAAAATACACTACATCGGGATCGATTTAGGCGGGACGCGCATTCGGGCGGGGCGTTTTGACGCGAATTTGGAGATGGACGCTCGCACCGAGACTCTCACCCTTGATGAGGAAGGTGTCGATGCCGTGATCGGACGTATGGTCGCGCAGGCACGCGCCGTCTTTCCGACGGACGGTGGGCGTGTGGCAGGGATTGGCGTCTCTGCACCGGGACCCATCGACCCCAAAGCCGGAGTGATCACCTCGCCTCCCAACCTGAAGGGTTGGAAAAATATCGAACTGCGGCGTATTTTGCAGGAGGCTTTAGGCGCTCCCGTCTTTTTGGGGAACGATGCCAATCTTGCCGCCCTTGCCGAACACCAACGCGGCGCTGGGCGCGGTTACACCGATTTGATTTACCTCACCATCAGCACAGGCGTCGGCGCAGGGGTGATCACCGACGGGCGCTTGTTGATCGGCTCACACGGGTTTGGCGCAGAGTGCGGACACCTGATCATGCTTGTTGAGGGGGAACACGTCTCTACCCTGGAAAAAGAAGCGGCGGGACCCTCCATTGCCCGCCATGCTGTTGCCGCGATTAAGGCGGGTGAGCAGTCGGCAATCATCACCTTTGCCGCCAATGACCTTGCCGAGGTCACGGCGAAACACGTCAGCGAGGCAGCACGTCAGGGCGACCCCTTGGCACTGCGCCTTATGGGGCGGACGGGAAAAATCATTGGCTGTGGGATCGTCAGTTTGCTGCACACCTTTAACCCCCAAATTGTCGTGATTGGCGGGGGAGTCTACAAGGGAGCATCTGATCTGCTGAACCCCGCTATGAATGACGCCATTCGCGCCTATTCCATTGGGGCGGAATATTGGCGCGATCTCGTCATTGCCCCCGCTGCCCTCGGTGAAGATGTCTGTTTGATTGGGGCGGCGGCGTTGGCAGTTGGCGGGGGGAACTAG
- a CDS encoding FixH family protein yields the protein MTSFRMLLAMVLCLFVMSACAGAASPTITPSKVDLSVRAEPEPPAVGDSELIVTLKDAQGTPIDGMLIQAHGNMDHAGMAPVDGESHESLKGVYRIPFEWTMGGGWFVTITATLPDGSKISRDFSFTVEAVSSESIIRRATGTPASDFSALNIAYSPDRSPALVGSGIVIITVTGPDGAPVTNAMVKVTGNMLHEGMMPITGEGKHMGEGQYQVSLQWSMAGDWQVVVNVTRPDGTHAERTFDQDVVMP from the coding sequence ATGACTTCCTTCCGAATGCTGTTGGCTATGGTGCTGTGTCTGTTTGTGATGAGTGCATGTGCCGGAGCCGCTTCTCCCACTATCACCCCCTCGAAAGTGGACTTATCCGTGAGGGCTGAACCGGAGCCACCCGCGGTAGGAGACTCTGAACTGATCGTAACCTTAAAGGATGCGCAGGGAACACCCATCGACGGCATGTTGATCCAAGCTCATGGAAATATGGATCATGCGGGCATGGCTCCGGTTGACGGCGAGTCCCACGAGAGCCTTAAGGGTGTGTACCGCATCCCCTTTGAATGGACGATGGGTGGGGGGTGGTTCGTGACTATCACCGCCACACTGCCCGATGGCTCGAAGATTAGCCGGGATTTCTCTTTCACGGTTGAAGCTGTCTCCAGCGAGAGTATCATTCGGCGTGCTACGGGCACCCCCGCCTCAGACTTTTCTGCCCTGAACATCGCCTACAGCCCTGATCGCAGCCCTGCCCTTGTGGGTAGTGGGATAGTGATCATCACCGTGACCGGCCCTGACGGCGCACCTGTCACTAATGCGATGGTGAAGGTGACAGGGAACATGCTCCATGAGGGCATGATGCCGATCACGGGGGAGGGTAAACATATGGGTGAGGGGCAGTATCAGGTCTCACTGCAATGGTCAATGGCTGGTGATTGGCAAGTCGTGGTTAATGTGACCCGTCCCGATGGAACACACGCGGAGCGCACTTTTGATCAGGACGTGGTCATGCCCTGA
- the ssnA gene encoding putative aminohydrolase SsnA, with the protein MANLLLTNATILNWSPRVVLPNQAILIREGRIAKIGDSESLTANEGGLPIYDCEGALVLPGAICAHTHFYGAFARGMAIPGVPPRDFPEILRRLWWGLDRALTLDDVRYSALLCLIDAIHGGTTTLIDHHASPNAIDGSLSVIAAAVEEAGLRGVLCYEVTDRDGAERAQAGIAENVRFLREMERRQDDRLAATFGLHASLTLSEETLRACTTANEPFGSGFHIHLAEHEADEEDSLARSGVRTTLRLKHHRILGARTIAAHAVHVDASEVALLRETETWVTHQPRSNMNNGVGVASLDELLRAGIKVCLGNDGFSHFMIDEWRAAYLVHKVAKRDPRAAGGETILHIAAEHNAALAEMFFPTLTLGVIQPGAAADLMIVAYDPFTPLTGENAPWHVLFGVESRMVVGTICAGKVVMRNREITTLDERKILSEARARAPHIWARYAALVGN; encoded by the coding sequence ATGGCTAATCTGCTGCTGACGAACGCCACTATCCTGAATTGGTCGCCCCGCGTTGTCCTTCCGAATCAGGCGATCCTGATTCGAGAGGGACGGATTGCCAAGATTGGCGATTCTGAGTCGCTTACGGCAAACGAGGGAGGGCTGCCCATTTATGATTGCGAGGGGGCGCTTGTCCTCCCCGGCGCAATCTGCGCCCACACCCATTTTTATGGTGCTTTTGCACGGGGGATGGCAATTCCCGGCGTGCCGCCCCGTGATTTTCCTGAGATTTTACGCCGCTTGTGGTGGGGCTTGGATCGGGCGCTGACCTTAGACGATGTTCGTTACAGTGCCTTGCTATGCCTGATCGATGCCATACATGGCGGCACCACAACACTCATCGATCATCACGCCAGCCCAAATGCCATTGATGGCAGCCTCAGTGTGATCGCCGCTGCCGTTGAAGAAGCGGGCTTGCGCGGCGTTCTCTGTTACGAGGTGACGGATCGGGATGGGGCGGAACGCGCCCAAGCGGGCATTGCCGAAAATGTCCGCTTTCTGCGAGAGATGGAACGGCGGCAGGATGATCGTCTTGCGGCGACCTTTGGCTTACATGCCAGCCTCACCCTTTCCGAAGAAACCCTTCGTGCCTGTACCACCGCTAATGAACCCTTTGGGAGTGGCTTTCACATTCACCTTGCCGAACACGAAGCAGACGAAGAAGACAGTCTTGCCCGTTCTGGAGTGCGGACGACCCTTCGCCTGAAGCACCACCGGATTTTAGGGGCGCGGACAATTGCCGCTCACGCCGTCCATGTCGATGCATCGGAAGTAGCACTTCTGCGGGAGACGGAGACGTGGGTCACCCACCAGCCGCGCAGCAACATGAATAATGGGGTGGGCGTTGCCTCCCTTGATGAACTGCTGCGTGCCGGGATCAAGGTGTGTTTGGGTAACGATGGGTTTAGCCATTTCATGATCGATGAGTGGCGGGCGGCGTATCTCGTCCACAAAGTGGCAAAGCGCGATCCCCGCGCCGCCGGGGGGGAGACGATCCTCCATATTGCTGCCGAACACAATGCTGCCCTTGCCGAGATGTTCTTTCCCACCCTAACCTTAGGCGTGATCCAACCCGGCGCAGCGGCAGACCTGATGATCGTCGCCTATGATCCCTTCACCCCGCTCACGGGGGAAAATGCGCCTTGGCATGTCCTGTTTGGGGTGGAGTCGCGCATGGTGGTGGGAACAATTTGCGCCGGAAAAGTCGTCATGCGCAATCGTGAGATCACCACGCTGGATGAAAGGAAAATTCTGAGTGAGGCACGCGCCCGCGCCCCGCACATTTGGGCGCGATATGCGGCGTTGGTGGGCAATTAG
- a CDS encoding c-type cytochrome: protein MEHHTHKTASLHPVLFSLIFASNLVIIGVLILVGLMQSQPDGVNRGSVVVWVAQTSTPTLIPTSTPIPTVTPTPLPTNTPVPTATSTPPPTSTPLPTLTSISPVSSNLTPTAIAQADGTGGGSSTYDPALVTKGEQLFGACSACHGSNAKGIPNLGKDLIASELVARSSDADLLTFIKTGRPIWDPLNTTGIDMPPKGGNPALSDDDILAIIAFIRSLSAQTESAVPATDTETDPAYDSALVTEGEKLFTACAACHGSNAKGIPNLGKDLIASEFVARSSDADLLTFIKAGRPIWDPLNTTGIDMPPKGGNPALTDDQILYIIAYIRSLS, encoded by the coding sequence GTGGAGCATCACACACATAAAACGGCATCACTGCATCCTGTTCTTTTCAGTTTGATCTTTGCCAGCAATCTAGTGATCATCGGTGTTTTGATTCTGGTTGGATTAATGCAGTCTCAGCCCGATGGCGTTAACAGAGGCTCGGTAGTGGTTTGGGTAGCGCAGACATCCACCCCCACCCTTATTCCCACCAGCACACCAATCCCAACGGTAACCCCTACCCCCCTACCGACCAATACACCCGTACCTACTGCGACCTCAACCCCGCCTCCAACCAGTACCCCTCTCCCCACCCTGACGTCCATATCCCCTGTGAGCAGCAACCTCACCCCAACAGCAATCGCGCAGGCAGACGGCACTGGCGGGGGCAGCAGCACTTATGATCCGGCTCTGGTGACCAAAGGGGAGCAGCTTTTTGGTGCTTGCAGCGCTTGCCATGGGTCCAATGCGAAAGGTATTCCCAATCTGGGTAAAGACCTTATTGCCAGCGAGCTTGTGGCGAGATCATCCGATGCGGACCTGTTAACCTTCATCAAAACCGGACGCCCAATCTGGGATCCACTCAACACAACCGGGATTGATATGCCGCCCAAGGGTGGCAATCCGGCGCTAAGTGATGACGATATCCTCGCTATCATCGCCTTCATTCGCAGTTTGTCCGCTCAAACTGAAAGTGCGGTACCTGCAACTGATACTGAAACGGACCCTGCCTATGATTCAGCCCTTGTGACTGAAGGCGAAAAACTGTTCACGGCTTGTGCCGCCTGTCATGGGTCCAATGCGAAAGGTATTCCCAATCTGGGTAAAGACCTTATTGCCAGCGAGTTTGTGGCGAGATCATCCGATGCGGACCTGTTAACCTTCATCAAAGCCGGACGCCCGATCTGGGATCCACTCAACACAACCGGGATTGATATGCCTCCCAAAGGCGGCAATCCCGCTCTGACGGATGATCAGATTCTGTACATCATTGCTTATATTCGCTCATTAAGCTGA
- a CDS encoding protein kinase, which yields MNELIGRKLGQYEITALLGEGGMATVYRAHQTSVRRDVAVKIIESKLACNPEFIRRFERETMTIAALDHSHILKIHDFGREDNLLHLGMELKSGGSLIRAEQLSAEQTAHYLDQIASALLITPMPRGSSATT from the coding sequence ATGAACGAACTCATCGGGCGTAAACTGGGACAGTACGAGATTACAGCGCTGCTGGGCGAAGGCGGTATGGCGACCGTCTATCGAGCACATCAGACCAGCGTTCGGCGCGACGTGGCAGTCAAGATCATCGAGTCCAAACTGGCGTGCAACCCAGAGTTCATCCGACGCTTTGAACGCGAGACGATGACCATCGCTGCCCTCGATCATTCCCACATCCTCAAGATTCATGACTTCGGGCGCGAGGATAACCTGCTCCATCTGGGGATGGAGCTCAAGAGCGGGGGCAGCCTTATCCGAGCGGAGCAGCTCAGCGCTGAACAGACTGCTCATTACCTAGATCAGATCGCCTCCGCCCTCTTGATCACGCCCATGCCAAGGGGTTCATCCGCCACGACCTGA
- a CDS encoding MBL fold metallo-hydrolase has translation MNIHYYNWSGISLQHAGAFIGFDLYGEAVTWDVLKNDQPKLLCVTHGHPEHAGSLRRFLEAPEARPYLENIHLISSPAVTAHINRRNILLPANVHRIKAGESITLNEIKITAFTWVHMPLLPPGFKHKVDYLLQLALHPFDLLRIGSQGLRLPMNAPQLGFHVRYPDGTTVLNYAEGVHRLTNPQEVQRVARILPADMLLFAVEPDDAESIPRWVEMLSPQEVYLYEAHRPWRDLFHLPFIDLEVYRQRLQQQFQTIVFHALTQPGIVQ, from the coding sequence ATGAACATTCACTATTACAACTGGTCAGGCATCAGTCTGCAACACGCGGGCGCATTTATAGGCTTTGACTTATACGGTGAAGCCGTCACTTGGGATGTTCTCAAGAATGATCAGCCTAAACTGCTTTGTGTCACGCATGGGCATCCAGAGCACGCGGGTTCACTGCGGCGGTTTTTAGAGGCACCGGAAGCCCGTCCATACTTGGAAAACATCCACCTGATCTCCTCTCCTGCAGTTACTGCCCATATCAACCGACGCAATATACTCCTCCCCGCAAATGTACACAGGATCAAAGCAGGTGAAAGCATCACCCTAAATGAGATCAAGATTACTGCCTTCACTTGGGTACATATGCCCCTCTTGCCACCCGGATTCAAGCATAAAGTAGACTATCTTCTACAACTTGCACTTCACCCCTTTGATCTGCTCCGAATTGGCAGTCAAGGCTTGCGCTTGCCCATGAATGCTCCCCAACTTGGCTTTCATGTGCGTTATCCGGATGGAACGACGGTGCTCAACTACGCGGAAGGAGTTCACCGCCTGACCAATCCTCAGGAAGTTCAACGGGTGGCGCGGATTCTGCCCGCAGATATGCTCTTGTTTGCAGTTGAGCCTGACGACGCGGAGTCCATCCCTCGGTGGGTGGAGATGCTGTCTCCTCAAGAAGTCTATCTGTACGAGGCGCATCGCCCTTGGCGTGACTTGTTCCACCTGCCATTTATTGATCTGGAAGTCTACAGGCAACGTTTGCAGCAGCAATTTCAGACAATTGTCTTTCATGCGCTAACGCAGCCCGGCATTGTGCAGTAG
- a CDS encoding ABC transporter permease subunit, producing MMIDLANIRTMAEKELRDALHNRWFLVFTIAFAGLALVLSTLTQPGGMNLRVASYSRTAASLINLVLLFVPLIGLTLGAANLAGDRETGVLMYLLSQPINRVEVILGKFLGMAGALLATLSLGFGVAGVVLSLQGGIQDAGGYLFMVLLAYLLALAMLSLGFLLSSITQRTAAALGGALFLWLFLVFIGDLGIMGTATSTQMPIETVFAIAILNPLQVFKIASILVLQANLEVLGPAGVYATDHFGKLLLPMLISGLLLWIIIPLMGGMILFGREERLIQRGRGNL from the coding sequence ATGATGATTGACCTTGCCAATATCCGCACCATGGCGGAAAAAGAGCTGCGCGACGCCCTACATAACCGATGGTTTTTGGTGTTTACCATCGCTTTTGCAGGGCTGGCACTGGTGCTTTCAACGTTAACTCAGCCCGGCGGAATGAACCTTCGTGTGGCCAGTTACAGCCGTACCGCCGCCAGCCTGATCAATCTGGTGCTGCTATTTGTACCGCTGATCGGGTTAACGTTGGGGGCTGCGAATCTCGCTGGAGACCGGGAGACAGGCGTACTGATGTATTTACTTTCGCAGCCTATCAACCGGGTGGAAGTCATCCTTGGCAAATTTTTGGGCATGGCGGGCGCACTCCTTGCCACCCTCAGCCTCGGATTTGGAGTGGCCGGGGTGGTGCTCTCGCTCCAAGGCGGGATTCAGGATGCTGGCGGTTATCTGTTTATGGTACTGCTGGCGTACCTGCTGGCCTTGGCGATGCTGAGTTTGGGCTTTTTGCTCTCCAGCATTACCCAGCGTACTGCTGCGGCCTTGGGTGGGGCGTTATTCCTGTGGCTGTTTCTGGTGTTTATCGGCGATCTGGGCATCATGGGCACAGCCACATCTACCCAGATGCCTATTGAAACCGTCTTTGCGATTGCGATCCTGAATCCCCTTCAGGTATTTAAGATCGCCTCCATCCTCGTACTCCAAGCAAACTTAGAAGTACTAGGGCCTGCGGGGGTGTATGCTACCGATCATTTTGGCAAGCTTCTCCTCCCCATGCTCATCAGCGGCTTACTGCTGTGGATCATCATTCCTTTGATGGGGGGAATGATCCTCTTTGGGCGTGAGGAGCGGTTGATTCAAAGAGGCAGAGGAAATTTATGA
- a CDS encoding glycosyltransferase family 2 protein, whose product MFDLGIVIVNWNTRNLLRDCLRSIETGEPNIQRQVIVVDNASSDGSAEMVRAEFPSVTVIVNSENTGFARANNQGLRAFGCGDIGQTSPTAPRYLLLLNPDTVVPPDGFRKMVDRMDADPKIGAAGPRLEMLDGSLDLACRRSFPSPEISMWRMLGFSKLFPKSRLFGRYNLTYLDEHLETEVDCIVGAYMQVRRETIQQVGLLDEQFWMYGEDIDWAYRIKQNGWKVLYYPTVTVLHVKRAASRQNPQTKFEFQRASWQFYRKHYRARTSLPMHALVMSGLLLKGGRKLWAAIQTERHG is encoded by the coding sequence ATGTTTGATTTGGGAATCGTGATCGTCAATTGGAACACCCGCAATCTGCTGCGGGATTGTTTGCGTTCGATAGAAACTGGTGAGCCAAACATCCAGCGGCAGGTGATTGTTGTGGATAATGCCAGCAGCGATGGCAGTGCCGAGATGGTGCGGGCAGAATTCCCTTCGGTCACGGTGATTGTCAACAGCGAAAACACCGGCTTTGCCCGCGCCAACAATCAGGGCTTGCGGGCGTTTGGCTGTGGAGATATTGGGCAGACCAGCCCCACCGCGCCGCGTTACTTGCTCCTCTTAAATCCCGATACGGTTGTTCCGCCCGATGGCTTTCGTAAGATGGTGGATCGGATGGACGCCGACCCCAAAATCGGGGCGGCGGGTCCGCGTTTAGAGATGCTGGATGGCTCGCTTGATCTGGCATGCCGGCGGAGTTTTCCTTCCCCAGAAATCTCCATGTGGCGGATGCTTGGCTTCAGCAAACTTTTTCCCAAAAGCCGCCTTTTTGGTCGCTATAACCTCACCTATCTTGATGAACACCTCGAAACCGAGGTGGATTGCATTGTGGGGGCGTATATGCAAGTCCGCCGTGAGACAATCCAGCAGGTGGGCTTGCTTGACGAACAATTTTGGATGTATGGAGAAGACATCGATTGGGCGTACCGCATCAAGCAGAACGGTTGGAAAGTTCTCTACTACCCGACAGTGACCGTTCTTCACGTGAAACGGGCGGCAAGCCGCCAAAATCCCCAGACGAAGTTCGAGTTCCAACGCGCCAGTTGGCAGTTTTATCGGAAGCACTACCGCGCTCGCACGTCGCTGCCCATGCACGCGCTGGTGATGAGCGGGCTGCTCCTGAAAGGCGGGCGAAAGCTATGGGCAGCCATCCAAACGGAAAGGCACGGGTGA
- a CDS encoding ABC transporter ATP-binding protein, with the protein MIIAKNLTKRYRKHAALHEVSFTIKAGESVALWGANGAGKTTTLRCLLGVHGFEGELTVNGIDVRKQGKAARAAIGYVPQETAFYDLTVVETLYFCARLKKASVKRIDEVLTQVHLSPHKAKRVHMLSGGMKQRLALAVGLLSDPPVLVLDEPTASLDVKAQRDFIHMIQSLNQSGKTIVFSSHRLDEVIALGSRVLVLDEGKLVLDCAPHELAPRLGLHRWLRIWISAQHKAQTLNVLSEQGYRFMPNGHSVYVQVSLSGKVAPLRLLESMQIPVEDFDLIDGELLLLGENDD; encoded by the coding sequence ATGATCATCGCCAAAAATCTGACCAAACGTTACCGCAAACATGCTGCCCTGCATGAAGTCTCTTTCACCATCAAAGCGGGCGAGTCCGTTGCCTTGTGGGGCGCAAACGGTGCAGGAAAAACCACCACCCTTCGCTGTCTGTTAGGGGTGCATGGATTTGAGGGCGAGCTGACCGTGAATGGTATCGATGTGCGTAAACAGGGCAAGGCTGCACGGGCCGCCATCGGTTATGTTCCCCAAGAAACTGCCTTTTATGACCTGACCGTCGTAGAAACCTTGTATTTTTGTGCCCGTCTTAAAAAAGCTTCGGTGAAGCGGATCGATGAGGTGCTCACTCAGGTGCACTTATCGCCCCACAAGGCCAAACGAGTCCACATGCTCTCCGGGGGCATGAAGCAGCGTCTGGCGCTGGCAGTGGGACTTCTCTCCGATCCGCCTGTGCTGGTGCTGGATGAACCCACGGCTAGCCTTGATGTCAAAGCACAGCGGGATTTCATCCACATGATCCAAAGCCTGAATCAGTCCGGCAAGACCATTGTGTTCTCATCACACCGCTTGGATGAGGTTATAGCATTGGGCAGTCGGGTGTTAGTGCTGGACGAAGGCAAGTTGGTTCTGGATTGTGCCCCACATGAACTTGCGCCTCGCTTGGGGCTGCATCGCTGGCTGCGCATTTGGATTTCGGCACAGCACAAAGCTCAAACCCTGAATGTTCTGAGTGAACAGGGATACCGCTTTATGCCCAATGGGCACAGTGTGTACGTGCAAGTCAGCTTGAGTGGTAAGGTTGCCCCCTTGCGCCTTCTGGAATCAATGCAAATTCCCGTAGAGGATTTTGATCTGATCGACGGTGAACTGCTGTTACTGGGGGAAAATGATGATTGA